A genomic segment from Actinoplanes sichuanensis encodes:
- a CDS encoding SRPBCC family protein yields the protein METATTDREIVVSRVIDAPRELVFEAFTEVRHLSRWWGPAGFSTTTRAFEFREGAVWDFVMHGPDGTDYPEWITWTEIVPPERIALLHGESPDDPDAFESVLTFAAEDAGTRIVMRTIFPTRKLRDQAVEKYHAIEGGEQTLANLAAYVTAGR from the coding sequence ATGGAAACAGCGACCACCGACCGCGAGATCGTCGTCTCCCGGGTGATCGACGCGCCCCGGGAGTTGGTGTTCGAGGCGTTCACCGAGGTCCGGCACCTATCACGATGGTGGGGTCCGGCCGGGTTCTCGACCACCACGCGGGCCTTCGAGTTCCGCGAGGGTGCGGTGTGGGATTTCGTGATGCACGGGCCGGACGGCACCGACTACCCGGAGTGGATCACCTGGACCGAGATCGTGCCGCCGGAACGGATCGCGCTGCTGCACGGGGAGTCGCCGGACGACCCGGACGCGTTCGAGTCCGTGCTGACCTTCGCCGCCGAGGACGCCGGGACCCGGATCGTGATGCGCACGATCTTCCCAACCCGCAAGTTGCGGGACCAGGCCGTCGAGAAGTACCACGCGATCGAGGGCGGCGAGCAGACCCTGGCCAACCTGGCCGCCTATGTCACGGCGGGCCGCTGA
- a CDS encoding ArsR/SmtB family transcription factor, producing the protein MARAATTSDTFNAIAEPQRRDILGLLRGREWPVTDLARHLGISQPTASKHLRVLREVGLVTVREAGKQRLYGLDARGLRPIHEWVGGFERFWNDSFDRLDAYVQDLKQTRPED; encoded by the coding sequence ATGGCACGAGCAGCGACGACGTCGGACACGTTCAACGCGATCGCCGAGCCGCAGCGTCGGGACATCCTGGGGCTGCTGCGCGGGCGGGAGTGGCCGGTGACCGACCTGGCCCGGCACCTGGGGATCAGCCAACCGACGGCCTCCAAACACCTGCGGGTGCTGCGTGAGGTCGGCCTGGTCACGGTCCGCGAAGCCGGCAAGCAGCGTCTGTACGGGCTGGACGCGCGCGGGCTGCGGCCGATCCACGAGTGGGTCGGCGGGTTCGAGCGGTTCTGGAACGACAGCTTCGACCGGCTGGACGCGTACGTGCAGGACCTCAAGCAGACACGACCGGAGGACTGA
- a CDS encoding metal-sensitive transcriptional regulator encodes MEMSPVLLKDALTRLKRAQGQLGAVIAMIENGEDCRRVLTQLSAVSSAVDRAGFKIIATGMRECQTARQRGEEPPMSEEELEKLFLSLS; translated from the coding sequence ATGGAGATGAGCCCGGTCCTACTCAAGGACGCATTGACCCGTTTGAAGCGCGCACAGGGGCAGCTCGGCGCGGTGATCGCGATGATCGAGAACGGCGAGGACTGCCGGCGGGTGCTCACCCAGCTGTCCGCGGTGTCCAGCGCCGTCGACCGGGCAGGTTTCAAGATCATCGCCACCGGGATGCGGGAGTGTCAGACCGCCCGCCAGCGCGGGGAGGAGCCGCCGATGAGCGAGGAAGAGCTCGAGAAGCTGTTCCTGTCCCTGTCCTGA
- a CDS encoding rhodanese-like domain-containing protein, with the protein MTTPTGTPAALDVPTLRHLLTTDHAPRMIDVRTPAEFETTHIPGSYNVPLDLLREHRDELRAHLDEQIVLVCRSGQRAAQAEQALAGAGLPNLRVLTGGITAWQTAHAPVTTGTPRWDLERQVRLVAGGIVLAAVLAGTMLEPVTWVAALIGAGLAFAALTNTCAMGMMLAKLPYNRGPRTDLDKVVTALAGDRR; encoded by the coding sequence ATGACCACACCCACCGGCACCCCAGCCGCCCTCGACGTCCCCACCCTGCGACACCTGCTCACCACCGACCACGCGCCACGGATGATCGACGTGCGCACCCCGGCCGAGTTCGAGACCACGCACATCCCCGGCTCCTACAACGTGCCCCTCGACCTGCTGCGCGAGCACCGCGACGAACTCCGCGCCCACCTCGACGAGCAGATCGTCCTGGTCTGCCGCTCCGGACAGCGCGCCGCTCAGGCCGAACAGGCCCTGGCCGGGGCCGGACTGCCGAACCTACGGGTGCTCACCGGCGGCATCACCGCCTGGCAGACCGCCCACGCCCCGGTCACCACCGGCACCCCACGCTGGGACCTGGAACGACAGGTCCGCCTCGTCGCGGGCGGCATCGTCCTGGCCGCGGTACTCGCCGGCACGATGCTCGAACCGGTCACTTGGGTGGCCGCGCTCATCGGCGCCGGGCTGGCGTTCGCGGCACTGACCAACACCTGCGCCATGGGCATGATGCTGGCCAAGCTGCCCTACAACCGCGGCCCGCGCACCGACCTCGACAAGGTCGTCACCGCACTGGCCGGGGACCGGCGGTAG
- a CDS encoding sulfite exporter TauE/SafE family protein — translation MIAAIGFGALIGILLGLLGGGGSILAVPALVYGAGLTLAAAVPTSLLVVGISAATAMLPRLRAGLVQWRIAAVIGGTGAAAAFAGAAVNRLLDPRLVLIGFAALMVLAGRRMLSGTDDCGGDCALPGGGINWRGCLPKSIAAGLGVGFLTGLFGVGGGFLIIPALVLLLGLSMPAAVATSLVVIVVNSAAGFAAHAGDAAIDYRIAAAFTLAAITGSLAAGRIATRMPTRRLQHAFAWLVFAIAAFVAVQAIINPVTV, via the coding sequence GTGATCGCCGCGATCGGGTTCGGCGCGCTCATCGGCATCCTGCTCGGACTGCTCGGCGGCGGCGGCTCCATCCTCGCCGTCCCCGCCCTCGTCTACGGCGCCGGCCTCACCCTGGCCGCGGCAGTGCCCACCTCGCTGCTGGTAGTCGGCATCTCCGCGGCCACCGCAATGCTCCCGCGACTGCGGGCCGGGCTGGTGCAGTGGCGCATCGCGGCCGTCATCGGCGGCACCGGCGCCGCCGCCGCGTTCGCCGGTGCCGCCGTCAACCGGCTGCTCGACCCCCGCCTGGTCCTGATCGGCTTCGCCGCCCTGATGGTCCTCGCCGGCCGGCGGATGCTGAGCGGCACCGACGACTGCGGCGGTGACTGCGCCCTGCCCGGCGGCGGCATCAACTGGCGCGGCTGCCTGCCCAAATCCATCGCCGCCGGCCTCGGCGTCGGCTTCCTGACCGGCCTGTTCGGCGTCGGCGGCGGCTTCCTGATCATCCCGGCCCTGGTGCTGCTGCTCGGCCTGAGCATGCCCGCCGCCGTCGCCACCAGCCTGGTCGTCATCGTGGTCAACTCCGCCGCCGGGTTCGCCGCGCACGCCGGCGACGCGGCCATCGACTACCGCATCGCCGCGGCGTTCACCCTCGCCGCCATCACCGGATCCCTCGCCGCCGGCCGCATCGCCACGCGGATGCCCACCCGGCGGCTGCAACACGCCTTCGCCTGGCTCGTCTTCGCCATCGCCGCGTTCGTGGCCGTCCAGGCGATCATCAACCCCGTTACGGTCTGA
- a CDS encoding rhodanese-like domain-containing protein, giving the protein MPIAALLTRLFRKSYRSVDPQQAAALIADGAILLDVREPAEWRAGHAPKARHIPLGQLADRLTEVPADRPVITVCRSGARSRQAAAMLARQGRQVHNLTGGMHAWTGAGMALRTNGGRPGRVA; this is encoded by the coding sequence ATGCCCATAGCCGCACTGCTGACCAGGCTGTTTCGCAAGTCCTACCGATCCGTGGACCCGCAGCAGGCGGCTGCGCTGATCGCCGACGGTGCGATCCTGCTCGACGTCCGCGAACCGGCCGAATGGCGCGCCGGGCACGCGCCGAAGGCCCGGCACATTCCGCTCGGCCAGCTCGCCGACCGGCTCACCGAAGTGCCGGCCGACCGGCCGGTGATCACCGTCTGCCGGTCCGGGGCCCGTTCCCGACAGGCCGCCGCCATGCTCGCCCGGCAAGGCCGGCAGGTGCACAACCTCACCGGCGGCATGCACGCCTGGACCGGCGCCGGGATGGCCCTGCGCACCAACGGCGGCCGCCCCGGCCGCGTCGCCTGA
- a CDS encoding MBL fold metallo-hydrolase, translating to MRFTQYYLDCLSQASYLIADEATGRAVLVDPRRDIGEYLADARTHGLSIEGVINTHFHADFLAGHLEVAAATGAWIGYGQRADTEYAIRKLVDGERISLGDVTLQILETPGHTPESISVLVYEHATDSTPYGVLTGDALFIGDVGRPDLLASTGVTADELGRMLYDSVQHKLMALPDEVRVFPAHGAGSACGKNLSTERQSTIGEQRRTNYACAPMSVERFLDLVTAGQPAAPGYFAFDAALNRQARDLFDHDVAPRALTATEFIAARTAGALVIDARDPHDFAAGHLRGALNIPADGRFAETAGTVAQPGDTLLVVADPDRAEEIVIRLARIGFDRVLGHLHEPETALPQMAAELTRASRVTVADLRTALLDPQPPMILDVRTAGEREHGAIDGSAHIPLAELPHRIAEIPTDRPVVVHCAGGYRSSVAASLLRTTGHPDVSDLLGGYNAWQLTVAPAAG from the coding sequence ATGCGGTTCACGCAGTACTACCTCGACTGCCTTTCCCAGGCGTCCTACCTGATCGCCGACGAGGCCACCGGCCGGGCCGTGCTCGTCGACCCGCGCCGCGACATCGGCGAATACCTCGCCGACGCCCGCACCCACGGCCTGAGCATCGAGGGCGTCATCAACACCCACTTCCACGCCGACTTCCTCGCCGGACACCTCGAAGTCGCCGCCGCCACCGGTGCCTGGATCGGCTACGGACAACGCGCCGACACCGAATACGCGATCCGAAAACTGGTCGACGGCGAACGCATCAGCCTCGGCGACGTCACCCTGCAGATCCTGGAGACCCCCGGGCACACGCCCGAGTCGATCAGTGTGCTGGTCTACGAACACGCCACCGACAGCACGCCCTACGGCGTACTGACCGGCGACGCGCTGTTCATCGGCGACGTCGGCCGCCCGGACCTGCTCGCCTCCACCGGCGTCACCGCCGACGAACTCGGACGCATGCTGTACGACAGCGTCCAGCACAAACTCATGGCCCTACCCGACGAGGTACGGGTCTTCCCCGCCCACGGCGCCGGATCCGCCTGCGGCAAGAACCTGTCCACCGAACGGCAGTCCACCATCGGCGAACAACGCCGCACCAACTACGCCTGCGCCCCGATGAGCGTCGAGCGGTTCCTCGACCTGGTCACCGCCGGACAACCCGCCGCACCCGGCTACTTCGCCTTCGACGCCGCCCTCAATCGCCAGGCCCGCGACCTGTTCGACCACGACGTCGCACCACGGGCACTCACCGCCACCGAGTTCATCGCCGCCCGTACCGCAGGTGCCCTCGTCATCGACGCCCGCGACCCGCACGACTTCGCCGCCGGGCACCTGCGCGGCGCGCTGAACATCCCCGCCGACGGCCGGTTCGCCGAAACCGCGGGCACCGTCGCCCAGCCCGGCGACACCCTGCTGGTCGTCGCCGACCCCGACCGCGCCGAGGAGATCGTCATCCGCCTGGCCCGCATCGGCTTCGACCGGGTCCTCGGCCACCTGCACGAACCCGAGACCGCCCTGCCGCAGATGGCGGCCGAGCTGACCCGCGCCAGCCGGGTCACCGTCGCCGACCTGCGCACCGCCCTCCTCGACCCGCAACCACCCATGATCCTCGACGTCCGTACCGCCGGCGAACGCGAACACGGGGCCATCGACGGCTCGGCCCACATCCCTCTGGCCGAACTGCCCCACCGTATCGCCGAGATCCCCACCGACCGGCCGGTCGTCGTGCACTGTGCCGGCGGCTACCGCTCCTCCGTCGCCGCCAGCCTGCTGCGCACCACCGGCCACCCCGACGTCTCCGACCTACTCGGCGGCTACAACGCCTGGCAGCTGACGGTCGCACCGGCTGCCGGCTGA